GTAGTCCACGTAGGCGGCTCGCCGATGGAACGCGTCCGAGTCGCCGTCCTCGTCGACGAGCCAGCGATCGGGCACCAGCGCCGTGATCTCGGTGAGCAGTGACTCGGTCACCTTCGGCGCCAGTTCGCGGTGGGCCGTCGCCGGGTCGGCCGCATGTCGGACGAGCACATGATCCTCCGACCGGAAGGGCCTGCCCGCCGCCGTCCCGGCCCGAGGCCAGTCGTGGTGGAACCAGAGCGCCGCCCCGTGGTCGATCAGCCAGAGTTCGCGATGCCAGCGCAGCAGGTTCGGATTGCGCCAGCTGCGGTCGACGTTGTTGATCAGGCCGTCGAACCACAGCACCCGCGCGGCCTCCTCGGCGTCCGGCGGGAACGCCTCCGGATCGAAGCCGAACGCACCCGGCAGGAAGTCCATGCCCAGGTTCAGCCCGCTGCTGGCCGCGAGCAGCTCCTGGACCTCCTCGTCCGGCTCGTGCCGGGCAATGCGCGGGTCCATCTCGACCAGCACCAGATCCGGCACTCGAAAGCCGAGTCTGCGGGCCAGTTCGCCCGCGATGATCTCCGCCGCCAGCACCTTGGGACCCTGACCCGCCGCCCGGAACTTCACGACGTAGGTGCCCTCGTCGTCGGCCTCGACCAGGCCGGGGAGGGAGCCGCCCTCGCGGAGCGGTGTCACGTACCGCGTCCCGGTCACCGTCGGGATCACCCTGGCCGCCTTCCCTCGATGCCCTGCGCATCGTCGAGCACACCGTAATGCGCCCGGTTCGGGCTGGACGGGCAGGCCCGCGACGCGCGTCACCGGCTGTCCTCGGCGCGAGGCGGGCCGGGTGGCCGTGCGGCCGGCTACTGCCCGGACCGGGAGCCTGCCGCAGTCCCGGTGCTCGTCGGTGTCCGCCGCTGCCCGCGACGTTCTTCGACGGACGATCGACGTGGCGGGCCGGTCCGTCGTGAGCTGGAGTCACTCGACGTGGTCTCGTCCGCCGATTCTGCGTAGCGTCGAGGCGTGAGCGATCTCCCGGTCCCTGCCGCCCCCGCGATCCCCGACGACCTGCCCGCCACCGTGGGCGCGCTGCGTGCCACCGGACACCGGCTGCGCGGCGTCAAGGCCGAACTGCGGGAGAACCTGCTGGCCGCGCTGCGGGCGGGCGTCGATCCCTGGCCGGGCATCGTGGGCTTCGACCGGACGGTGCTGCCTCAGCT
The Actinoalloteichus fjordicus DNA segment above includes these coding regions:
- a CDS encoding HipA family kinase, whose protein sequence is MIPTVTGTRYVTPLREGGSLPGLVEADDEGTYVVKFRAAGQGPKVLAAEIIAGELARRLGFRVPDLVLVEMDPRIARHEPDEEVQELLAASSGLNLGMDFLPGAFGFDPEAFPPDAEEAARVLWFDGLINNVDRSWRNPNLLRWHRELWLIDHGAALWFHHDWPRAGTAAGRPFRSEDHVLVRHAADPATAHRELAPKVTESLLTEITALVPDRWLVDEDGDSDAFHRRAAYVDYFLRRIESAPSWLPGGTA